A stretch of the Bordetella genomosp. 8 genome encodes the following:
- a CDS encoding chromate transporter, which produces MRPPAATSDIAVPAQAPTLAQIFTAFAKIGLTSFGGGLSGWMLREFVQARRWLSETEFLSGLALAQAFPGVNVVNLSIWIGFRLRGGRGAFVAALGMIVPPMAVAILLAALFAELSRSSTVHLVLAGVAAAAVGLSLQMGLRAAYRAATGAVPILIMAGVFGAIFLAGLPLLWVVGVAAPLSILLAYLRLRRAGGRS; this is translated from the coding sequence GTGCGCCCGCCCGCCGCTACCTCCGACATCGCCGTGCCGGCCCAGGCGCCGACCCTGGCCCAGATTTTCACGGCTTTCGCCAAGATCGGCCTGACCAGCTTCGGCGGCGGGCTGAGCGGCTGGATGCTGCGGGAATTCGTCCAGGCGCGCCGCTGGCTGTCGGAAACGGAATTCCTGAGCGGCCTGGCGCTGGCCCAGGCCTTCCCCGGCGTCAACGTGGTGAACCTCTCCATATGGATAGGCTTTCGCCTGCGGGGCGGCCGCGGCGCCTTCGTGGCGGCGCTGGGCATGATCGTCCCGCCCATGGCCGTGGCCATCCTCCTGGCCGCGCTGTTCGCCGAGCTTTCCCGTTCCTCGACCGTGCACCTGGTGCTGGCCGGCGTCGCCGCCGCCGCGGTCGGCCTGTCGCTGCAGATGGGCCTGCGCGCGGCCTACCGGGCCGCCACGGGCGCCGTGCCCATCCTGATCATGGCCGGCGTGTTCGGCGCGATATTCCTGGCCGGCCTGCCGCTGCTGTGGGTGGTGGGCGTGGCCGCGCCCCTGTCCATCCTGCTGGCGTATCTCAGGCTGCGCCGCGCCGGGGGGCGATCATGA
- a CDS encoding chromate transporter: MTGGAALWDLFTVFAPLSFLTVGGGQSVVADIHRQAVQAYGWMNDAQFLDLFALSRITPGPGSLLVTLVGWQVQGILGALVASFAIFVPSTVLIYALAHVWQRYKGRVWIRAIETGLAPVAAGMILAASCTILRAAEGGAWAWVVAIASTLLLLRTRVSPFLLLGGGALVFLVALR; the protein is encoded by the coding sequence ATGACCGGCGGCGCCGCGCTCTGGGACCTGTTCACCGTGTTCGCGCCGCTGTCCTTCCTGACCGTGGGCGGCGGACAGAGCGTGGTGGCCGACATCCACCGCCAGGCGGTGCAGGCCTATGGCTGGATGAACGACGCCCAGTTCCTGGACCTGTTCGCGCTGTCGCGCATCACGCCCGGGCCCGGCTCGCTCCTGGTCACCCTGGTCGGATGGCAGGTCCAGGGCATCCTGGGCGCGCTGGTGGCCTCGTTCGCCATCTTCGTACCCAGTACCGTGCTCATCTATGCCCTGGCCCATGTGTGGCAGCGCTACAAGGGCCGCGTCTGGATCCGCGCCATCGAGACCGGCCTGGCGCCCGTGGCCGCCGGCATGATCCTGGCCGCCTCCTGCACCATCCTGCGGGCGGCGGAGGGCGGCGCCTGGGCCTGGGTCGTCGCCATCGCTTCGACCCTTCTGCTGTTGCGCACGCGCGTCAGCCCGTTCCTGCTGCTGGGGGGCGGCGCGCTGGTCTTCCTGGTCGCGCTACGTTGA
- a CDS encoding OmpW/AlkL family protein: MSPLIAHPRAAALAALLAAACALPTYAHEAGDVLFKVGVTQVRPKSDNGSVLNGGVDLDVSNSVRPSFTLTYMATRNIGVELLGAWPFEHDIRGSGGLGKIGSTKQLPPTLSLQWHFLPDSTIQPYVGVGVNYTHFFDTKSEGAISGSDLKLQDSWGVAAQLGMDVKISERWFMNADIRYIDISSKVKLDGERIGTARINPWVATIGVGYRF, translated from the coding sequence ATGTCCCCCCTCATCGCGCACCCGCGCGCCGCCGCCCTTGCCGCCCTGCTTGCCGCCGCCTGCGCCCTGCCCACGTACGCGCACGAAGCCGGCGACGTGCTGTTCAAGGTCGGCGTGACGCAGGTACGCCCCAAGTCCGACAACGGCAGCGTCCTGAACGGCGGTGTCGACCTGGACGTCAGCAATAGCGTGCGCCCCAGCTTCACGCTGACCTATATGGCCACGCGCAACATCGGCGTCGAACTGCTGGGCGCCTGGCCCTTCGAGCACGACATCCGCGGCAGCGGCGGACTGGGCAAGATCGGCTCCACCAAGCAGTTGCCGCCCACCTTGAGCCTGCAATGGCACTTCCTGCCTGACAGCACCATCCAGCCCTATGTCGGCGTCGGGGTGAATTACACCCACTTCTTCGACACCAAGAGCGAAGGCGCCATCAGCGGCTCGGACCTGAAGCTGCAGGATTCCTGGGGCGTGGCCGCCCAGCTGGGCATGGACGTGAAGATCAGCGAACGCTGGTTCATGAACGCCGACATCCGCTACATCGATATCTCGTCCAAGGTGAAGCTGGACGGCGAGCGCATCGGCACCGCGCGCATCAATCCCTGGGTTGCGACGATCGGCGTCGGCTATCGGTTCTAG
- a CDS encoding MFS transporter has translation MSQKSADSEAERQSPPLENPATAHRLDTALLMAMAVACGVFVANVYFNQPILELLQRAFPQSVGLVNLVPTATQLGFACGLFFLVPLGDRVDRRKLILGQAALLIVALVCVATAPNVWALVAASAVVGLSASVAQQIVPFAAELATPGRRGQVVGTVMSGVLCGMLLGRAFGGFAGDHWGWRATFWLGAITTALAWLMLLARLPHSEPKTDHGYFRLMKSLIVLWREEPLLRRATCIQAALFGSFIGLWTILALRLHQAFGLGADVAGLMGVVGAAGILIAPLAGRVADRRGPHAVIGLGCLIMLLSYAVLGFWGSLVGLVAGIVLLDFGEQAALISNQHVIYALRPEARSRLNTLFMSGMFVGGAAGSWGAGVSWRLGGWPAASLFGGALVLLAFILHFSGRLAARRKAGA, from the coding sequence ATGTCACAGAAATCGGCGGATAGCGAAGCCGAGAGGCAGTCCCCTCCCCTGGAAAACCCCGCGACGGCGCATCGCCTCGATACCGCGCTCCTGATGGCGATGGCGGTCGCCTGCGGCGTCTTCGTCGCGAACGTGTATTTCAACCAGCCGATACTCGAGCTGCTGCAGCGGGCCTTCCCGCAATCCGTCGGCCTGGTGAACCTGGTTCCGACCGCGACCCAGCTGGGTTTCGCGTGCGGCCTGTTTTTCCTGGTGCCCTTGGGAGACCGGGTCGATCGGCGGAAATTGATCCTCGGTCAGGCAGCCTTGCTGATCGTGGCCCTGGTCTGCGTGGCAACGGCGCCGAATGTCTGGGCGCTCGTCGCCGCGTCAGCGGTGGTGGGCCTGTCGGCATCGGTCGCCCAGCAGATCGTCCCGTTCGCGGCCGAACTGGCGACCCCCGGGCGCCGTGGCCAGGTCGTCGGGACGGTAATGAGCGGCGTGCTTTGCGGGATGCTCCTGGGCCGGGCCTTTGGCGGCTTTGCCGGCGACCATTGGGGCTGGCGCGCGACCTTCTGGCTGGGCGCGATCACGACCGCCCTGGCGTGGCTGATGCTGTTGGCCAGGCTTCCGCACAGCGAGCCCAAGACGGACCACGGCTACTTTCGCCTGATGAAGTCGCTCATCGTGCTGTGGCGGGAAGAGCCCCTGCTGCGCCGGGCGACGTGCATCCAGGCCGCCTTGTTCGGGTCCTTCATCGGGCTATGGACCATCCTGGCCTTGCGGCTGCACCAGGCCTTTGGCCTGGGCGCCGATGTGGCGGGCCTCATGGGCGTGGTGGGCGCGGCGGGTATCCTGATCGCCCCGCTCGCTGGCCGCGTCGCCGATCGCCGCGGACCCCATGCCGTGATCGGGCTCGGCTGCCTGATCATGCTGCTGTCGTACGCGGTGCTCGGCTTCTGGGGCAGCCTCGTCGGCCTGGTCGCCGGCATCGTCCTGCTGGATTTCGGTGAACAGGCAGCGCTCATCTCCAACCAGCACGTGATCTATGCCCTGCGTCCCGAAGCCAGGAGCCGGCTCAACACCTTGTTCATGAGCGGCATGTTCGTCGGGGGCGCCGCCGGCTCGTGGGGCGCGGGCGTCAGTTGGCGGCTGGGCGGCTGGCCCGCCGCCAGCCTGTTCGGCGGTGCCCTGGTCCTGCTGGCCTTCATCCTGCATTTTTCCGGCAGGCTGGCCGCGAGGAGAAAGGCAGGAGCCTGA
- the mlaD gene encoding outer membrane lipid asymmetry maintenance protein MlaD, protein MSRQKTDFWVGLFVLLGAAALVFLALRAGNLSAFSFAPTYDVTAQFDNIGGLKERAAVKSAGVVVGRVSHIRFDDKSFQAVVTLSLDSDFKFPKDSSAAILTAGLLGEQYIGLTAGGDDADFANGDKIRYTQSAVVLENLISQFLYGTAEKQGSAPAGGGSSPPAQPQAQPQSH, encoded by the coding sequence ATGTCACGTCAAAAAACCGATTTCTGGGTAGGCCTGTTCGTGCTGCTCGGCGCCGCGGCCCTGGTCTTCCTGGCGTTGCGCGCCGGCAACCTCAGCGCCTTTTCCTTCGCGCCCACCTACGATGTGACGGCGCAGTTCGACAATATCGGCGGCCTGAAGGAGCGCGCGGCGGTCAAGAGCGCCGGCGTCGTGGTCGGCCGCGTCAGCCACATCCGTTTCGACGACAAGAGCTTCCAGGCGGTGGTCACCCTGAGCCTGGATTCGGATTTCAAATTCCCGAAGGATTCATCGGCGGCCATCCTGACGGCCGGCCTCCTGGGCGAGCAATACATCGGGCTGACCGCGGGCGGCGACGACGCGGACTTTGCGAATGGCGACAAAATCCGTTATACCCAGAGCGCGGTCGTTCTGGAAAACCTGATCAGCCAGTTCCTTTACGGCACGGCGGAAAAGCAGGGATCCGCGCCCGCTGGAGGGGGATCCTCGCCGCCGGCGCAACCGCAGGCTCAACCGCAATCCCATTGA
- a CDS encoding ABC transporter ATP-binding protein, whose translation MPTDSDTRRGSALQFTDVSLGYGDFTVLQGISMTVTAGQVVAVMGGSGSGKTTMLRAATGQLRARAGTVRVFGQDMSQVSPAELEGLRKRMGVLFQQGALFTDLDVFENVAFPLREHTRYGEAEILERVLDKLHAVGLRAAAHLKVAEISGGMARRVALARAVVLEPELILYDEPFAGLDPISMGITARLIRDLSDRLKCASVLITHDVQESFAIADQVYLVGQGRLVASGAPDALSASTDPYVRQFLGGEPDGPVAFHYPDTPAFDRWLARQEGRKP comes from the coding sequence ATGCCGACCGACTCAGATACCCGCCGCGGCTCCGCCTTGCAGTTCACCGACGTTTCCCTGGGATATGGGGACTTCACGGTACTGCAGGGCATTTCCATGACCGTCACCGCCGGGCAGGTGGTCGCGGTCATGGGCGGCTCCGGGTCGGGCAAGACAACCATGTTGCGGGCCGCCACCGGCCAGCTGCGGGCGCGCGCCGGCACGGTGCGCGTGTTCGGCCAGGACATGAGCCAGGTTTCCCCGGCGGAACTGGAAGGCCTGCGCAAGCGCATGGGCGTGCTGTTCCAGCAGGGCGCGCTGTTCACCGACCTGGACGTATTCGAAAACGTCGCCTTCCCGCTGCGCGAGCACACCCGCTATGGCGAAGCGGAAATCCTCGAACGCGTACTGGACAAGCTGCATGCCGTCGGCCTGCGCGCCGCCGCGCATCTGAAGGTCGCGGAAATCTCCGGCGGCATGGCGCGGCGCGTCGCCCTGGCGCGCGCCGTCGTGCTGGAACCCGAGCTGATCCTGTATGACGAGCCCTTCGCGGGACTCGACCCCATTTCCATGGGCATCACGGCGCGGCTGATCCGCGACCTGTCCGACCGCCTGAAATGCGCATCCGTGCTGATCACGCACGACGTGCAGGAATCCTTCGCCATCGCCGACCAGGTCTACCTGGTCGGACAGGGCCGCCTGGTGGCCTCCGGCGCGCCCGACGCCTTGTCGGCATCCACCGATCCCTACGTCCGGCAGTTCCTGGGCGGCGAGCCGGACGGCCCGGTGGCTTTCCACTATCCGGACACGCCGGCCTTCGACCGCTGGCTCGCCCGACAAGAAGGACGCAAGCCATGA
- the mlaE gene encoding lipid asymmetry maintenance ABC transporter permease subunit MlaE: protein MSDSSAGSANPVSRLGGWVIDLIGGIGYFTRFFGALLAKSGIALRRPRLVSQQVHFIGNYSLVIIAVSGMFVGFVLGLQGYYTLRRYGSEESLGLLVALSLVRELGPVVTALLFAGRAGTSLTAEIGLMKAGEQLAAMEVMAVDPMRRVLVPRLWGGIIAMPILAAVFSMVGIMGGWLVGVVMIGVDAGAFWSQMQGGVDVWNDVANGVLKSIVFGVAVTLVALYEGWQARPTPEGVARATTRTVVVGSLAVLALDFLLTALMFGN, encoded by the coding sequence ATGAGCGATTCCAGCGCCGGCTCCGCCAATCCGGTCAGCCGCCTGGGCGGCTGGGTCATCGACCTGATCGGCGGCATCGGCTACTTCACCCGGTTCTTCGGCGCGCTGCTGGCCAAGAGCGGCATCGCGCTGCGCCGCCCGCGCCTGGTGTCGCAGCAGGTGCACTTCATCGGCAATTATTCTCTGGTCATCATCGCGGTGTCCGGCATGTTCGTCGGCTTCGTGCTGGGCCTGCAGGGTTACTACACCCTGCGGCGCTATGGCTCGGAAGAATCGCTCGGCCTGCTGGTCGCCCTGTCGCTGGTCCGCGAACTGGGGCCGGTGGTGACGGCGCTGCTGTTCGCCGGCCGCGCCGGCACCTCGCTCACGGCGGAAATCGGCCTGATGAAGGCCGGCGAACAACTGGCCGCCATGGAAGTCATGGCCGTCGACCCCATGCGCCGCGTGCTGGTGCCGCGACTGTGGGGCGGCATCATCGCCATGCCCATCCTGGCCGCCGTATTCTCGATGGTGGGCATCATGGGCGGCTGGCTGGTCGGCGTCGTCATGATAGGGGTTGATGCCGGCGCGTTCTGGTCGCAGATGCAGGGCGGCGTCGATGTATGGAACGATGTCGCCAACGGGGTGCTGAAAAGCATCGTCTTCGGCGTAGCGGTGACGCTGGTGGCGCTCTACGAAGGGTGGCAGGCAAGGCCGACGCCGGAAGGCGTGGCCCGCGCCACCACCCGCACCGTGGTGGTGGGTTCGCTGGCGGTGCTGGCGCTGGACTTCCTCCTCACCGCCTTGATGTTCGGCAACTGA